A region of Carassius auratus strain Wakin chromosome 11, ASM336829v1, whole genome shotgun sequence DNA encodes the following proteins:
- the LOC113110939 gene encoding protein FAM43A-like: MLPWKKNKFELIEEDKQQSKQKGYAVSLNYSALTSFAKSCPESALNRVGSMFKSKRKKVKITSVDPTYTVLYLGNATTIQSKGEGCTDVAVSKIWGKSEMGKKGTKMKLTISSQGIRMVHVDEKAKRPGHLYLLHRITYCVADPRLPKIFAWVYRHEMKHKAVMLRCHAVLVSKPEKAKAMALLLYQTSATALAEFKRLKRRDDARHQQQQLIGEQTIPLVPLRKLLNGQCYYKPPVERSRSAPKLGSITEDLIGEEEEEKAMHFECEDILDTVSDCVANGKQELCQIINDLGSMSIGNDVQMLKADLRVTRLLSGESTGSDSSIDSNQETGSLANGTVDGRMQEVG, encoded by the coding sequence ATGTTGCCTTGGAAGAAGAACAAGTTCGAGCTGATCGAGGAAGACAAGCAGCAGTCCAAGCAGAAGGGCTATGCCGTGAGCCTCAACTACTCCGCGCTCACCTCCTTCGCCAAATCTTGCCCAGAAAGCGCGCTCAACAGAGTCGGGAGTATGTTCAAATCCAAGAGGAAAAAGGTGAAGATCACCAGCGTGGACCCTACGTACACAGTCCTGTACCTGGGCAATGCCACCACCATCCAGTCCAAGGGGGAAGGATGCACAGACGTGGCCGTCAGTAAGATCTGGGGCAAGAGCGAGATGGGCAAGAAAGGCACCAAAATGAAGCTGACCATCAGCTCGCAGGGCATCCGCATGGTCCATGTCGACGAAAAGGCGAAGAGACCAGGACACCTGTATTTATTGCACAGGATCACCTACTGTGTCGCAGACCCGCGGCTCCCCAAGATCTTCGCCTGGGTCTACCGGCACGAGATGAAGCACAAGGCGGTGATGCTGCGCTGCCACGCCGTGCTGGTGTCCAAGCCGGAGAAGGCGAAGGCCATGGCGCTGCTCCTCTACCAGACCTCCGCGACAGCGCTGGCCGAGTTTAAACGACTCAAAAGAAGGGACGATGCCAGGCACCAACAACAGCAGTTGATTGGCGAGCAAACGATTCCCCTGGTGCCCCTGAGGAAGCTGCTAAACGGACAGTGTTACTACAAGCCCCCGGTGGAGCGCAGCAGGAGCGCACCCAAACTGGGCTCCATCACGGAGGACCTGAtcggtgaggaggaggaggagaaagccATGCACTTTGAGTGCGAGGATATTCTGGACACAGTCAGTGACTGTGTGGCCAACGGCAAGCAAGAACTGTGCCAGATTATCAATGACTTGGGCTCCATGAGTATAGGGAACGACGTGCAGATGCTAAAAGCCGATCTGAGGGTGACTCGCCTGCTGTCCGGGGAGAGCACAGGCAGCGACTCTTCCATAGACAGCAACCAAGAGACCGGCTCTCTTGCCAATGGCACTGTGGATGGGAGAATGCAAGAAGTCGGCTGA